One region of Streptomyces subrutilus genomic DNA includes:
- a CDS encoding acyl-CoA dehydrogenase family protein yields MTTPMTPATPSAPADLLYSEAEEELRTAVRSLLEARGTPAGILARIETDRPHDPALWRTLAAGIGAAGLLVPEKLGGQGASHREAAVVLEELGRAVVPTPYLTSAVLATEILLGCDTEDAVPLLRELASGRQVCVPAVPLTLAPGAPLPAAVRDSGGGTLTGTVTSVADAVAADVLLVLADTGLYAVPAASAGITPQVPLDLTRPLATVTLDAAAGTRLADPATARAAVAGALLSGAGLLASEQLGIAEWCLTETVGYLKVRHQFNRPVGSFQALKHRLARLWLDVASARAAARAAADALATQSPDAPLTVAVAQAYCSGVAVRAAEECVQLHGGIGMTWEHPAHLYLKRAKADSLALGTAGHHRGLVADFAELPAP; encoded by the coding sequence ATGACGACACCGATGACCCCCGCCACACCCTCGGCCCCGGCGGACCTGCTCTACTCCGAGGCCGAGGAGGAACTGCGCACCGCCGTACGGTCCCTCCTGGAGGCCCGCGGCACACCGGCGGGCATCCTCGCCCGCATCGAGACCGACCGGCCGCACGACCCGGCCCTGTGGCGCACCCTCGCCGCCGGGATCGGCGCGGCGGGGCTCCTCGTACCGGAGAAGCTCGGCGGCCAGGGCGCGAGCCACCGCGAGGCCGCCGTGGTCCTGGAGGAGCTGGGCCGGGCCGTGGTGCCCACCCCCTACCTGACGAGCGCGGTGCTCGCCACCGAGATCCTGCTCGGCTGCGACACCGAGGACGCCGTCCCGCTGCTGCGGGAGCTGGCCTCGGGGCGGCAGGTGTGCGTACCGGCCGTGCCGCTGACCCTCGCCCCCGGCGCCCCGCTGCCGGCCGCCGTCCGGGATTCCGGCGGCGGGACCCTGACCGGCACGGTCACCTCCGTCGCGGACGCGGTGGCCGCCGACGTACTGCTGGTGCTCGCCGACACCGGCCTGTACGCCGTCCCCGCCGCCTCGGCCGGGATCACCCCGCAGGTCCCGCTCGACCTGACCCGCCCGCTGGCCACCGTCACCCTCGACGCCGCGGCCGGCACCCGCCTCGCCGACCCGGCCACCGCCCGGGCCGCCGTCGCCGGCGCCCTGCTCTCCGGGGCCGGGCTGCTCGCCTCCGAGCAGCTGGGGATCGCCGAGTGGTGCCTGACGGAGACCGTCGGATACCTCAAGGTCCGCCACCAGTTCAACCGGCCCGTCGGCTCCTTCCAGGCCCTCAAGCACCGGCTCGCACGGCTCTGGCTCGACGTGGCCTCGGCCAGGGCGGCGGCCAGGGCCGCGGCCGATGCCCTGGCCACCCAGTCTCCCGACGCCCCGCTCACGGTCGCCGTCGCGCAGGCCTACTGCTCGGGCGTGGCCGTGCGGGCCGCCGAGGAGTGCGTCCAGCTGCACGGCGGCATCGGCATGACCTGGGAGCACCCCGCCCACCTCTACCTCAAGCGGGCCAAGGCGGACTCCCTGGCCCTGGGCACGGCGGGCCACCACCGCGGCCTGGTCGCCGACTTCGCGGAACTCCCGGCGCCGTAG
- a CDS encoding tyrosinase family oxidase copper chaperone, which produces MPAAPAALPTRRALLRTAFTAAVLAGTAAALAPVLRARGPRQTLTPAPLAEETYRGRHIAVDRAGIRIDGRPLHVMRRADGSYLSGVNHFQSFGTPLELARAAVDELGTAQLVAASAPHHG; this is translated from the coding sequence ATGCCCGCAGCACCCGCCGCCCTTCCCACCCGCCGCGCCCTGCTCCGTACGGCCTTCACCGCGGCCGTGCTCGCCGGGACGGCTGCCGCGCTGGCTCCCGTACTGCGGGCCCGCGGCCCCCGGCAGACCCTCACCCCGGCCCCGCTCGCGGAGGAGACCTACCGGGGGCGGCACATCGCCGTGGACCGGGCCGGGATCCGCATCGACGGGCGTCCGCTGCACGTCATGCGCCGGGCCGACGGCAGCTACCTCAGCGGGGTGAACCACTTCCAGTCCTTCGGGACACCGCTGGAACTGGCCCGTGCCGCCGTCGACGAGCTGGGCACCGCCCAGCTCGTCGCGGCGTCCGCCCCGCACCACGGCTGA
- a CDS encoding tyrosinase family protein has translation MYTRQNQKNLTSAQKKRFTAALLELKRSGVYDAFVRTHGKYFVPDRDRKLRVGHMSPSFFPWHRYYLLEFEKQLRAVDPGVSLPYWDWTTDTSPVSSLWADDFLGGTGRAADRQVMTGPFAYAKGNWTVTVGVSEARFLTRNLGRPQNPIALPTRAELQWAIDDPVYDVSPWDSTATAGGFRNKLEGWAAPKSERWRNHNKVHQWIGGHMTGGTAPNDPAFWLHHAFVDLIWDRWQQRHPGSGYLPAAPLALGDLQRGRVIALDEPMPPWDVTPRQMLSHRGLYRYE, from the coding sequence TTGTACACCCGACAGAACCAGAAGAACCTGACCAGCGCCCAGAAGAAGCGCTTCACGGCGGCCCTGCTCGAACTCAAGCGCAGCGGCGTCTACGACGCCTTCGTGCGCACCCACGGCAAGTACTTCGTGCCCGACCGCGACCGCAAGCTCCGCGTCGGGCACATGTCCCCGTCCTTCTTCCCGTGGCACCGGTACTACCTCCTGGAGTTCGAGAAGCAGCTGCGGGCCGTCGACCCGGGCGTCTCCCTCCCGTACTGGGACTGGACCACCGACACCAGCCCGGTCTCCTCCCTGTGGGCCGACGACTTCCTGGGCGGAACCGGCCGCGCGGCGGACCGGCAGGTGATGACCGGGCCGTTCGCCTACGCCAAGGGAAACTGGACCGTGACCGTGGGCGTCTCGGAGGCCCGCTTCCTCACCCGCAACCTCGGCCGGCCGCAGAACCCGATCGCCCTGCCCACCCGCGCCGAACTGCAGTGGGCCATCGACGATCCGGTCTACGACGTGTCGCCCTGGGACTCCACCGCCACCGCCGGCGGCTTCCGCAACAAGCTGGAGGGGTGGGCCGCCCCCAAGAGCGAGCGCTGGCGCAACCACAACAAGGTGCACCAGTGGATCGGCGGGCACATGACCGGCGGCACCGCCCCCAACGATCCGGCCTTCTGGCTGCACCACGCCTTCGTGGACCTGATCTGGGACCGCTGGCAGCAGCGGCACCCGGGCTCCGGCTACCTGCCCGCCGCACCGCTCGCCCTCGGCGACCTCCAGCGCGGCCGGGTGATCGCCCTCGACGAGCCCATGCCGCCCTGGGACGTCACCCCGCGCCAGATGCTCAGCCACCGCGGCCTCTACCGCTACGAATGA
- a CDS encoding chaplin produces the protein MSRIAKAFAVTAVAGSAVAAGAGLAVADAGAHGAAVGSPGVLSGNLVQVPVHVPVNVCGNTVNVIALLNPAFGNTCVNASGGGADHHTEGGYGH, from the coding sequence ATGTCGCGTATCGCGAAGGCATTCGCCGTCACCGCTGTCGCCGGTAGCGCCGTGGCCGCCGGAGCGGGTCTGGCCGTCGCCGATGCCGGAGCGCACGGTGCGGCGGTCGGCTCCCCCGGTGTCCTGTCGGGCAACCTCGTCCAGGTTCCGGTTCACGTCCCGGTCAACGTCTGCGGCAACACCGTCAACGTGATCGCCCTGCTGAACCCGGCCTTCGGCAACACCTGCGTCAACGCCTCGGGCGGCGGCGCGGACCACCACACCGAGGGCGGCTACGGCCACTGA
- a CDS encoding carboxylesterase/lipase family protein: MSAAGGDTGGRPRVRTAHGVVEGRTGRGGSAVFRGIPYAAPPVGVLRFAAPAPPEPWDGVRDAGAYGPTAPKVPYAPKFAALLADPEIPGEDCLSVNVWTPDPVPGARLPVMVWIHGGALTRGSSAVPVYDGSAFARDGVVLVSLNYRLGVLGYGLFPDAPANRGLLDQIAALEWVRDNIEAFGGDPARVTVFGESAGAVSIGALLAAPRAAGLFARAVLQSGAPGVLRRDRVRALVRRMASLLKTDATAVAFGATALPTLLAAQAAVLRRSSPLAAGPAFGLVADPDTLPADPLDAARATGVPLLLGWTAEEYRLWLAPTGTMRLLDRLGPVAVELARRRGGKDRSAVRALRAALPGAGPADLAGHLLTDLLLRDPLRRLAGARRAAPSFLYEFAWRSGVPGLGACHALELGFVFDTLDTPEAARLAGPNAPQALADEMHAAWVRFAVRGDPGWAPWNGSGPPKVFGGPEAEEAGRGAARAPDLTRRVLP; the protein is encoded by the coding sequence ATGAGCGCAGCGGGCGGCGACACCGGCGGCCGGCCCCGGGTCAGGACCGCGCACGGCGTGGTCGAGGGCCGCACGGGGCGCGGCGGGTCCGCCGTCTTCCGCGGCATCCCCTACGCCGCCCCACCCGTCGGCGTCCTGCGCTTCGCCGCGCCCGCGCCCCCGGAGCCCTGGGACGGCGTACGCGACGCCGGCGCCTACGGTCCGACCGCGCCGAAGGTGCCCTACGCGCCGAAGTTCGCCGCGCTGCTCGCCGACCCGGAGATCCCCGGGGAGGACTGCCTGAGCGTCAACGTCTGGACCCCCGATCCCGTGCCCGGCGCCCGGCTGCCCGTCATGGTGTGGATCCACGGCGGGGCGCTCACCCGGGGCTCCTCGGCCGTCCCCGTCTACGACGGCTCCGCCTTCGCCCGCGACGGGGTCGTGCTCGTCTCCCTCAACTACCGGCTCGGCGTCCTCGGATACGGGCTCTTTCCCGACGCCCCCGCCAATCGCGGCCTGCTGGACCAGATCGCCGCCCTGGAGTGGGTCCGGGACAACATCGAGGCCTTCGGCGGCGACCCCGCCCGCGTCACCGTCTTCGGCGAGTCCGCCGGAGCCGTCAGCATCGGCGCCCTGCTCGCCGCCCCCAGGGCCGCCGGGCTCTTCGCGCGGGCCGTGCTGCAGAGCGGCGCCCCCGGGGTGCTGCGCCGCGACCGGGTCCGCGCCCTGGTCCGGCGGATGGCCTCGCTGCTGAAGACGGACGCCACCGCGGTGGCCTTCGGCGCCACCGCCCTGCCCACCCTGCTCGCCGCCCAGGCGGCCGTACTGCGCCGGTCGAGCCCCCTCGCCGCGGGGCCCGCCTTCGGCCTGGTGGCCGACCCGGACACGCTTCCCGCGGATCCGCTGGACGCGGCCCGTGCCACCGGCGTACCGCTGCTGCTGGGCTGGACCGCCGAGGAGTACCGGCTGTGGCTGGCCCCGACGGGCACCATGCGGCTGCTGGACCGGCTGGGCCCGGTCGCCGTCGAGCTGGCCCGCCGCCGCGGCGGCAAGGACCGGTCCGCCGTACGGGCGCTGCGCGCGGCCCTGCCCGGGGCCGGCCCCGCGGACCTCGCGGGGCACCTGCTCACCGACCTGCTGCTGCGCGACCCGCTGCGTCGGCTCGCCGGTGCGCGGCGGGCGGCGCCGAGCTTTCTGTACGAGTTCGCGTGGCGCTCGGGCGTTCCGGGGCTCGGCGCCTGCCACGCCCTGGAGCTGGGCTTCGTCTTCGACACGCTGGACACGCCGGAGGCGGCCCGGCTGGCCGGGCCGAACGCTCCGCAGGCGCTGGCCGACGAGATGCACGCGGCCTGGGTGCGCTTCGCGGTGAGGGGTGATCCGGGCTGGGCGCCCTGGAACGGCTCCGGCCCGCCGAAGGTGTTCGGCGGGCCGGAGGCGGAGGAGGCGGGGCGGGGCGCCGCCCGGGCGCCGGACCTTACTCGACGGGTCCTTCCATGA
- a CDS encoding alpha/beta hydrolase, which produces MSYAPEGQQYPPPYRPEDQNPQQPHGAPYGQPHGQEPEPAPRRRSGARRWVIAGVCVLALAGIAAGVMNHYEIPPFTDKGAAVSFGGPPAGDGGKNAAPQAATSKMLMPTGPQAEFKNSMTLPDGTHVAVTTLDGKKSGFKGKVWVWAPKEYNDPEFAKSGFPVMIALPGGAGYPNNYWMGTDLGLQTSIAKWYAEGKSKPFILAMPVLNPGPDDKGVYWDGSDIPDQPKMGTWLTEDVPDLMKANFRTVKSRDGWAFMGSSTGGFAGLKAVLKHPDKFKAVIASGPDIVPDSSLWKGHDKEKAENNPEVLAKQLIDRKGPDVYLAFQVGDSENNKKTLPDVQKFIATFGNKGPVHTDLRIIKGGRHNAKTYVPNMGEGPIQYISKVMEGPVE; this is translated from the coding sequence ATGTCGTACGCACCCGAAGGGCAGCAGTACCCGCCGCCGTACCGGCCGGAGGACCAGAACCCGCAGCAGCCCCACGGCGCCCCGTACGGACAGCCGCACGGGCAGGAGCCCGAGCCCGCTCCCCGGCGCAGGTCCGGCGCCCGGCGCTGGGTGATCGCGGGGGTCTGCGTCCTCGCGCTGGCGGGCATCGCGGCCGGCGTGATGAACCACTACGAGATACCCCCGTTCACCGACAAGGGCGCGGCCGTCTCCTTCGGGGGCCCGCCCGCCGGCGACGGCGGCAAGAACGCGGCCCCCCAGGCGGCGACTTCCAAGATGCTGATGCCCACCGGCCCGCAGGCCGAGTTCAAGAACTCGATGACGCTGCCCGACGGGACGCACGTGGCCGTCACCACGCTGGACGGCAAGAAGTCCGGCTTCAAGGGCAAGGTGTGGGTCTGGGCGCCCAAGGAGTACAACGACCCCGAGTTCGCCAAGAGCGGCTTCCCCGTCATGATCGCCCTGCCTGGCGGCGCGGGTTACCCGAACAACTACTGGATGGGCACCGACCTCGGCCTCCAGACCAGCATCGCCAAGTGGTACGCCGAGGGGAAGAGCAAGCCCTTCATCCTCGCCATGCCGGTGCTCAACCCGGGGCCGGACGACAAGGGCGTCTACTGGGACGGCTCCGACATCCCCGACCAGCCGAAGATGGGCACCTGGCTGACCGAGGACGTGCCGGACCTCATGAAGGCGAACTTCCGGACCGTGAAGTCCCGTGACGGCTGGGCCTTCATGGGCTCCTCCACCGGCGGCTTCGCGGGCCTGAAGGCCGTGCTGAAGCACCCGGACAAGTTCAAGGCCGTGATCGCCTCGGGACCGGACATCGTCCCGGACTCCTCCCTGTGGAAGGGCCACGACAAGGAGAAGGCGGAGAACAACCCGGAGGTGCTGGCCAAGCAGCTCATCGACCGCAAGGGTCCCGACGTCTACCTCGCCTTCCAGGTCGGCGACAGCGAGAACAACAAGAAGACGCTGCCGGACGTGCAGAAGTTCATCGCCACCTTCGGCAACAAGGGTCCCGTGCACACCGACCTGAGGATCATCAAGGGCGGCCGGCACAACGCCAAGACCTACGTCCCCAACATGGGCGAGGGGCCGATCCAGTACATCAGCAAGGTCATGGAAGGACCCGTCGAGTAA
- a CDS encoding TolB family protein produces the protein MSLQRRILILATAVVLLAAVAVTALVRASATEDRKNRTQADGPQVTRGPVSLDPAGGDPRIVFRNMAWGPHRDELATVPAAAPEGDRTASGVACLRFHAAAGTGICLRAEQGGVPDRYRAVVLDARLKEVSAHALAGIPTRARVSPGGRLAAWTVFVGGDSYAGTDFSTRTSVLDLSTGRLEASLEDYAILKDGKPYRSADVNFWGVTFTADERTFYATLRTAGRTHLVRGDLAARTVTTLHENVECPSLSPDGTRVAYKKRVPGLPAEAPWRLHVLDVASGTQTPLAEERSVDDQVVWTDDRTVVYSLPGDFGADLHSVPADGSGAPARLMASALAPAFLG, from the coding sequence TTGAGCCTCCAGCGCCGGATCCTGATCCTGGCCACCGCCGTCGTCCTGCTCGCCGCCGTCGCCGTGACGGCCCTGGTACGGGCCTCCGCCACGGAGGACCGCAAGAACCGGACGCAGGCCGACGGCCCCCAGGTCACCCGGGGCCCGGTCTCCCTGGACCCGGCGGGCGGGGACCCGCGGATCGTCTTCCGGAACATGGCCTGGGGCCCGCACCGCGACGAGCTCGCCACCGTCCCGGCCGCCGCACCGGAGGGGGACCGTACCGCCTCGGGCGTCGCCTGCCTGCGCTTCCACGCGGCGGCGGGCACCGGGATCTGCCTCCGGGCCGAGCAGGGCGGGGTCCCGGACCGCTACCGGGCCGTCGTCCTCGACGCCCGGCTGAAGGAGGTCTCGGCGCACGCCCTGGCCGGCATCCCCACCCGCGCCCGGGTCTCGCCCGGCGGCCGGCTGGCCGCCTGGACGGTCTTCGTCGGCGGGGACTCGTACGCCGGAACCGACTTCTCCACGCGGACCTCCGTCCTCGACCTGAGCACCGGCAGGCTCGAGGCCTCGCTGGAGGACTACGCGATCCTCAAGGACGGCAAGCCGTACCGCAGCGCCGACGTGAACTTCTGGGGCGTCACCTTCACCGCGGACGAGCGGACCTTCTACGCCACGCTCCGCACCGCGGGCCGCACCCATCTGGTGCGCGGGGACCTGGCGGCGCGGACGGTGACCACGCTGCACGAGAACGTCGAGTGCCCCTCCCTCTCGCCCGACGGGACCCGGGTGGCCTACAAGAAGCGGGTGCCGGGCCTGCCGGCGGAGGCGCCGTGGCGGCTGCACGTACTGGACGTGGCCTCCGGCACGCAGACCCCGCTCGCGGAGGAGCGGAGCGTGGACGACCAGGTGGTGTGGACGGACGACCGCACGGTCGTCTACTCCCTGCCCGGGGACTTCGGGGCGGACCTCCACTCCGTACCGGCCGACGGGAGCGGCGCCCCCGCCCGGCTCATGGCATCGGCCCTCGCCCCGGCCTTCCTCGGATGA
- a CDS encoding GNAT family N-acetyltransferase: MPVPVLLAGRTVRLEPLAPRHTEALAVAGAEDRTTYAFTPVPHGVQASHEYIDRALADQAAGRSLPFAVIRATDGRVVGSTRFLELDYWQGPLVWPAVPGVPFGDPATAIPDAAEIGNTWLSPGAQGTGINTEAKLLMLRHAFETWGVRRISLRADARNGRSRAAMERLGFTCEGVRRAHSRGLDGAVRSTAFYSILDEEWPAVRSIIELRLSAGAQRKRRRRTLIPA, translated from the coding sequence GTGCCCGTACCCGTACTCCTCGCCGGCCGCACCGTGCGGCTCGAGCCCCTCGCACCCCGCCACACCGAGGCCCTGGCCGTGGCCGGTGCCGAGGATCGTACGACTTACGCCTTCACCCCCGTACCCCACGGGGTTCAGGCGTCCCACGAGTACATCGACCGTGCCCTCGCCGATCAGGCGGCGGGCCGATCGCTCCCGTTCGCGGTCATCAGAGCCACGGACGGGCGGGTCGTCGGTTCGACCCGGTTCCTGGAACTCGACTACTGGCAGGGGCCGCTGGTGTGGCCCGCCGTGCCGGGGGTTCCGTTCGGCGATCCGGCGACGGCGATCCCCGATGCCGCCGAGATCGGCAATACCTGGCTGTCCCCGGGCGCCCAGGGCACCGGCATCAACACCGAGGCGAAGCTGCTCATGCTCCGCCATGCCTTCGAGACCTGGGGCGTGCGGCGGATCTCGCTGCGGGCGGATGCCCGCAACGGCCGTTCCCGGGCCGCGATGGAACGTCTCGGCTTCACCTGCGAGGGGGTCCGCCGGGCCCATTCGCGGGGGCTCGACGGGGCGGTCCGCAGTACGGCCTTCTACTCCATCCTCGACGAGGAGTGGCCGGCCGTCCGGTCGATCATCGAGCTGCGGCTGTCCGCCGGGGCGCAGCGCAAGCGACGCCGCCGCACGCTGATCCCCGCCTAG
- a CDS encoding alpha/beta fold hydrolase, whose product MNPPFGNGAKVFFDDVGPRDGTSVILIHGHPFNRTMWAPQTAALVSAGYRVITPDLRGYGESPVRPGKTLLADFADDLAALLARLDIEQVVVGGVSMGGQIAMEMRLRHPGLVRALVLSDTTAVPESAEARKARLETADRLIAEGMGPYAESVIDKMLAPYNVTGMPEAAARVTAMMRATDPEGAAAALRGRAECPDYRPVLAETAQPCLVVVGADDVYTPVAAAEALHALLPDSVLAVIERAGHLPGVEQPEAFNRVLLEFLAGL is encoded by the coding sequence ATGAACCCCCCATTCGGCAATGGCGCGAAGGTCTTTTTCGACGACGTGGGTCCCCGCGACGGAACGTCCGTAATCCTGATCCACGGACATCCGTTCAACCGCACCATGTGGGCCCCCCAGACGGCCGCGCTGGTCTCCGCCGGATACCGGGTGATCACCCCTGACCTGCGAGGATACGGAGAAAGCCCGGTGCGCCCGGGCAAGACTCTGCTCGCCGACTTCGCCGATGACCTCGCCGCTCTGCTCGCCCGTCTCGACATCGAACAGGTGGTCGTCGGCGGTGTGTCCATGGGAGGGCAGATCGCCATGGAGATGCGGCTGCGCCACCCGGGTCTGGTAAGGGCCCTCGTCCTGTCCGACACGACCGCCGTCCCGGAATCCGCCGAGGCCCGCAAGGCACGTCTGGAGACCGCCGACCGGCTGATCGCCGAGGGCATGGGGCCGTATGCCGAAAGCGTCATCGACAAGATGCTGGCGCCCTACAACGTGACCGGCATGCCCGAGGCCGCCGCGCGGGTGACCGCGATGATGCGCGCGACCGACCCCGAGGGGGCCGCGGCCGCCCTGCGCGGCCGCGCCGAGTGCCCCGACTACCGGCCCGTGCTCGCCGAGACGGCCCAGCCCTGCCTGGTCGTGGTCGGCGCCGACGACGTCTACACCCCGGTCGCGGCGGCCGAAGCCCTGCACGCGCTGCTCCCGGACTCGGTGCTCGCCGTCATCGAGCGGGCCGGGCACCTGCCGGGCGTGGAGCAGCCGGAGGCCTTCAACCGGGTGCTGCTGGAATTCCTCGCCGGCCTCTGA
- a CDS encoding (2Fe-2S)-binding protein, with amino-acid sequence MDDVLRQLGSVGPFFTVARGKEPPPGPGFRPLTVLYGEQLAPYVAEVGRRNRSGLGRVAASTAQFGIAARLWSIGLGCAALAGRVPDLAADRVWWRLPGAGSLELWLPEPGELPAGELGGSVLAHLELLDTAVRERFGVSPKVLRGNTASGLVGALRVLLDRVPAAAAVELAAGLLADGGALAGTGTFVHEEGLGVAFVRRSCCLYYRVPGGGFCGDCVLRTR; translated from the coding sequence GTGGATGACGTACTGAGGCAACTGGGATCCGTGGGGCCCTTCTTCACCGTGGCCCGCGGGAAGGAGCCGCCGCCCGGGCCCGGGTTCCGGCCGCTGACCGTGCTGTACGGGGAGCAGCTCGCGCCGTACGTCGCGGAGGTGGGGCGGCGCAACCGCAGCGGCCTGGGGCGGGTGGCGGCCTCGACCGCGCAGTTCGGCATCGCGGCGCGGCTCTGGTCGATCGGGCTGGGCTGCGCGGCGCTGGCAGGGCGGGTGCCGGACCTCGCCGCCGACCGGGTGTGGTGGCGGCTGCCCGGCGCGGGATCCCTGGAGCTGTGGCTGCCCGAGCCGGGGGAGCTGCCGGCCGGGGAGCTCGGCGGGAGCGTGCTCGCCCACCTGGAGCTGCTGGACACCGCGGTGCGGGAGCGGTTCGGGGTCTCGCCCAAGGTGCTGCGCGGCAACACCGCGTCGGGCCTGGTCGGGGCCCTGCGCGTGCTGCTCGACCGGGTTCCCGCCGCCGCGGCCGTGGAGCTGGCGGCCGGCCTGCTCGCCGACGGCGGGGCCCTCGCCGGGACCGGCACCTTCGTCCACGAGGAGGGGCTCGGGGTGGCCTTCGTGCGGCGCAGCTGCTGCCTCTACTACCGGGTGCCCGGCGGCGGCTTCTGCGGGGACTGCGTGCTGCGGACCCGGTGA